One Methanocaldococcus infernus ME DNA segment encodes these proteins:
- the acsB gene encoding acetyl-CoA decarbonylase/synthase complex subunit alpha/beta → MVVENIIDGAKKVLELTWNTIKDEDDNLKLGYPGTSYNLPIIYGLLGKKVENVKDLKELIKSLKIEDEKSLENALNAGVITLICAEALEALKYAKGEGSGFIPDEVLRGLGVPLVEKKIPAIFVVVGSVGDKEKLKKLIEEIQKRNILALFVGKIVKELEEANIEVGLDKLLVPIGEEITKASHAANLAIRAPLIFGNVKPGDTEEIIKYLKERVPAVVLALGELDNITLSAGAGCIKAGIPVITDNDVPVIEGALEKASLDEIVDKALKMKGIEVKVSEFKIPVSVGPMNEGERIRKPDMYVELAGPKSFGFELVKVVDNAEDKVEVIGKELDEMKEGERYPFAIIVKVSGDNLEEELEGVLERRIHEFFNYIEGVMHLNQRDQIWIRIGKESFKKGLRLKHIGEVVKQLFKEEFPFIKSCEVTIITDPEKIKEELEKAKEIYKKRDERTRALKEEDVDVFYGCIMCQSFAPTHVCVITPDRPALCGGINYLDARAAAKIDPNGPIFEIPKGECLDETLGVYSGVNEVVSERSQGSVESFCLHSALNNPCTSCGCFEAVVFYIPEVDGFGVVHRNFKGETPLGLPFSSIAGQCSGGKQVPGFVGVSIGYMMSPKFLQGDGGWKRVVWLPKELKERVKEAIPEELYDKIATEEDVSSVDELIKFLKEKGHPIVESLGKEEVEEVKEEKEEEEKEGLEFEDIKSIIKERGIQIIMKNVKIVININMKK, encoded by the coding sequence TTGGTAGTTGAGAATATAATTGATGGTGCTAAAAAAGTGTTAGAATTGACATGGAATACTATAAAAGATGAAGATGACAACTTAAAGTTAGGCTATCCTGGAACAAGTTATAACTTACCTATAATCTATGGACTTTTAGGGAAGAAAGTTGAAAATGTTAAAGATTTAAAAGAATTAATAAAAAGCTTAAAAATTGAAGATGAAAAAAGCTTAGAAAATGCTCTTAATGCTGGAGTAATAACCTTAATCTGTGCTGAAGCTCTTGAGGCTTTAAAGTATGCTAAAGGAGAAGGTTCAGGGTTTATTCCTGATGAAGTTTTAAGAGGGCTTGGGGTTCCATTGGTTGAGAAGAAGATTCCAGCTATTTTTGTGGTTGTGGGAAGTGTTGGAGATAAAGAAAAGTTGAAGAAGTTAATTGAAGAAATTCAGAAGAGAAATATATTAGCTCTCTTTGTTGGAAAGATAGTTAAAGAGCTTGAAGAGGCTAATATAGAGGTTGGATTAGATAAATTATTAGTTCCTATTGGAGAAGAGATAACTAAAGCTTCACATGCAGCTAACTTAGCTATAAGGGCTCCTCTTATTTTTGGAAATGTCAAGCCTGGAGACACTGAAGAAATTATAAAGTATTTGAAAGAAAGGGTTCCTGCTGTTGTCTTAGCCTTGGGAGAGTTGGATAATATAACTTTATCAGCTGGAGCTGGATGTATAAAGGCTGGAATTCCTGTTATCACTGATAATGATGTTCCAGTAATTGAAGGAGCTTTAGAGAAGGCAAGTTTAGATGAAATTGTAGATAAAGCTTTAAAGATGAAGGGCATTGAGGTTAAGGTTTCAGAATTTAAGATTCCAGTCTCAGTAGGGCCGATGAATGAGGGAGAGAGGATAAGAAAGCCTGATATGTATGTTGAACTCGCTGGGCCGAAGAGTTTCGGTTTTGAGTTGGTTAAGGTTGTTGATAACGCTGAGGATAAGGTTGAGGTTATTGGAAAAGAGTTAGATGAGATGAAGGAAGGGGAGAGGTATCCATTCGCTATTATTGTTAAGGTTAGTGGAGACAACTTAGAAGAGGAGTTAGAAGGAGTTTTAGAGAGGAGGATACACGAGTTCTTTAACTACATAGAGGGAGTTATGCACTTAAATCAGAGAGATCAGATATGGATTAGAATAGGAAAGGAGAGCTTTAAAAAGGGTTTGAGATTAAAACATATTGGAGAAGTCGTTAAACAACTCTTCAAGGAAGAGTTCCCATTTATAAAGAGCTGTGAAGTTACAATAATTACAGATCCTGAGAAGATAAAGGAAGAGTTGGAGAAGGCTAAGGAGATTTATAAAAAGAGAGACGAGAGAACAAGGGCTTTAAAAGAGGAAGATGTTGACGTGTTTTATGGCTGTATAATGTGCCAAAGTTTCGCTCCTACTCATGTCTGTGTTATAACTCCAGATAGGCCAGCGTTATGTGGAGGGATAAACTACTTAGACGCAAGAGCAGCGGCTAAGATAGATCCTAATGGACCAATATTTGAAATTCCTAAGGGAGAGTGCTTAGATGAAACCCTTGGCGTTTATAGTGGAGTTAATGAAGTTGTCTCTGAAAGATCTCAAGGCTCTGTAGAGTCTTTCTGCCTACACTCAGCTTTAAATAATCCTTGTACTTCCTGTGGTTGCTTTGAAGCTGTCGTCTTTTACATTCCAGAAGTGGATGGCTTTGGAGTAGTGCATAGAAACTTTAAAGGAGAAACTCCTCTCGGCTTGCCTTTCTCTTCAATAGCTGGACAGTGTAGTGGAGGAAAGCAAGTTCCTGGCTTTGTTGGCGTTTCTATTGGCTATATGATGTCTCCTAAGTTCTTACAAGGAGATGGCGGTTGGAAGAGAGTAGTGTGGCTACCTAAGGAGTTGAAAGAGAGGGTTAAAGAAGCTATCCCTGAAGAGCTCTATGACAAGATAGCAACAGAGGAAGATGTAAGTAGCGTTGACGAACTAATTAAATTCTTAAAAGAGAAAGGTCATCCGATCGTTGAATCCCTTGGTAAGGAAGAAGTTGAAGAGGTTAAGGAAGAGAAAGAAGAAGAGGAAAAAGAAGGGTTGGAGTTTGAAGATATTAAATCTATTATAAAAGAGAGAGGCATACAGATTATTATGAAGAATGTTAAAATAGTCATAAACATAAATATGAAAAAATAA
- a CDS encoding MJ0548 connectase family domain-containing protein, giving the protein MSLILCYFGNNGAIILGDRREMFFRGNEEKRKELEELLYSGEIKSEEELRKKAEELGVKIIIEDKRRKVWKIKNVVVGEVRSLGLDAKRRRVYATKRKAKILEILNDQIIGEKNLEGFSIIIFSNKFIKEEINKYLKEYYRVLPMKRIDEVGEIFKEIYKKVSWHPTLSEEFDVEKTDKEEEDFEEVIEEDVKKLFEYREELKKKLVDFGKVMDIVNRIVKNGEIGEVKNGKLHLFDDYIAVDSIKPNPKTYKVIDIEGAEDGDIIVIENGEMKVKGKDKKVNTNYIIIKSW; this is encoded by the coding sequence ATGTCTCTAATTCTTTGTTACTTTGGAAATAATGGGGCTATAATCTTAGGAGATAGGAGGGAAATGTTCTTTAGAGGAAATGAGGAGAAGAGGAAAGAGTTGGAAGAACTACTATATAGTGGAGAAATAAAGAGTGAGGAAGAGCTTAGAAAAAAAGCTGAAGAGCTTGGAGTTAAGATAATTATTGAAGATAAAAGAAGAAAGGTTTGGAAAATAAAAAATGTTGTTGTAGGGGAGGTTAGAAGCTTAGGGTTGGATGCTAAAAGAAGGAGAGTTTATGCTACAAAAAGAAAAGCTAAGATATTAGAAATTCTAAATGACCAAATTATTGGGGAGAAGAACTTAGAAGGGTTCAGCATTATCATCTTCTCAAACAAATTTATTAAGGAGGAGATTAACAAATATCTAAAGGAGTATTATAGAGTATTACCAATGAAAAGAATTGATGAGGTTGGGGAAATCTTTAAAGAGATATATAAAAAGGTCTCTTGGCATCCTACTTTAAGTGAAGAGTTTGATGTAGAAAAGACAGATAAGGAAGAGGAAGACTTTGAAGAGGTTATAGAGGAAGATGTTAAAAAGTTATTTGAGTATAGGGAAGAATTGAAAAAGAAGTTAGTGGATTTTGGTAAGGTTATGGACATAGTTAATAGAATAGTCAAAAATGGAGAGATAGGAGAAGTGAAAAATGGAAAGCTACATTTATTTGATGACTATATAGCAGTAGATTCAATAAAACCAAATCCTAAAACCTATAAGGTTATAGATATTGAAGGAGCTGAGGATGGAGACATAATAGTTATAGAAAATGGAGAAATGAAAGTAAAAGGAAAAGATAAAAAGGTTAACACTAACTATATTATTATAAAATCATGGTGA
- the minD gene encoding cell division ATPase MinD: protein MAVAIAIASGKGGTGKTTIAANLAVALAKFGKKVAVLDADIAMANLELIMGLEGKPVTLNDVLAGKASIKEAIYKGPEGVLVIPAGVSLEKFRRANPEKLEEVLKEIHDLVDILIIDCPAGIGKETLIAISSADGLILVVNPEISSISDALKVIAIAKRLGTEIIGAIVNRVSNESTELSVKAIQTILEIPVLGVVPEDPHVRKAAAFGTPLVVMYPDSPAAQAIMEIAAKLIGAKYEAKYKKKKKESFISRLIKGLFGGRK from the coding sequence ATGGCTGTTGCTATTGCTATTGCTTCTGGAAAAGGAGGAACTGGGAAAACAACAATTGCTGCTAACCTTGCTGTTGCATTAGCAAAGTTTGGGAAAAAGGTGGCTGTTTTAGATGCTGATATAGCTATGGCTAACTTAGAGCTTATCATGGGTTTGGAAGGGAAGCCAGTAACTTTAAATGATGTTCTTGCAGGGAAGGCAAGTATTAAGGAAGCTATCTATAAAGGGCCTGAGGGAGTTTTAGTCATTCCAGCAGGGGTTTCCTTAGAAAAATTTAGAAGAGCAAACCCTGAAAAGTTGGAAGAGGTTTTAAAAGAGATTCATGACTTAGTTGATATTTTAATTATAGACTGTCCTGCAGGGATAGGGAAAGAGACCCTTATAGCCATATCATCAGCTGATGGGCTTATCTTAGTGGTGAATCCTGAAATCTCTTCCATCTCTGATGCTTTGAAGGTTATAGCTATAGCAAAGAGGTTAGGAACTGAGATAATAGGGGCTATAGTTAATAGAGTATCTAATGAAAGTACTGAGCTTAGTGTTAAGGCAATCCAAACAATTTTAGAGATTCCAGTCCTTGGAGTGGTTCCTGAGGATCCACATGTAAGAAAGGCTGCAGCCTTTGGTACTCCTTTAGTTGTTATGTATCCAGATTCTCCTGCAGCTCAGGCTATAATGGAGATAGCTGCTAAGTTAATTGGAGCTAAGTATGAAGCTAAATATAAAAAGAAGAAAAAAGAAAGCTTTATCTCAAGACTTATTAAGGGACTATTTGGTGGTAGAAAATGA